The Meriones unguiculatus strain TT.TT164.6M chromosome 16, Bangor_MerUng_6.1, whole genome shotgun sequence genomic sequence TGTTTCTCTTAAGGCCAGAGGATCACCCATTGAATTCAGTTGCCATCTGCTGAGCACGCAGGTCACTGTCTGTCCTCGGAGCTTGAGCAGGACAGAATCTGGGTCCCCATGggactcagttttgtttttttttttttttttcagggtgggGGTTGACAGTCACATGACAGGCAGAGAGCATAGTGGAAAAGAGACAGGTTCAGGGTGTGGATTCAAGTGAGATATAAGATAGAAGCCTGCTGTGGAGGTGCTAAGCAAGCAGGAATTTCCTGTACTGATATGCCAGGTGTGCAGGAAGCCTGTTCTAGCTGGAAGGACAAGGGTAAAGGCCATGACATTAGACCGCATGTGGGGGTACAGGCTGCAGAGCTGAGGCCAGTCCTGCTGGGGTGAAGGAGGCAAGCACAGCAGTGAGAGGAGGCTAGTGGGGATGGGGAAGGGCTCTGACCTTTCCTGTAGGGAGTAAGGGCTTCCGGAACGTCTGAGCCGAGGCCAGCTCCCATCCCCCTTGTGTTTGAAAGGGTCCCCAGCTGGGTAGGAAATCCATGTGGAAATTCAGGTACAAGACTCCCTGGTCCTAGACCAAGGCGGCTGAAGAATGACCAGGGCATGCTCTCCTTCCCCCTGCATCCCTCCAGTGTGGCCATCTTGCTCTATCTGAGTAGAAAGTACAATGCCCCTGACCACTGGTACCCTCAGGACCTACAGGCTCGAGCTCGTGTAGACGAGTACCTGTCTTGGCAGCACACAGCCCTGCGGAGTTGTTGCACCAGAGCCATGTGGCAGAAGGTGAGCCGTGGGGACAAGGGGCAGGATCACTTCCAGGGTGCCACCAGGGATGGTGCTCCCTGACCGCAAAGAccccagagaccaccaggagacctGGGGCTCCCCACCATCCGACAGTGGGTTAGGGAGGGGAGCCTTGAGCAGCTGCAAAGCTGGGTTTTTATTATGGTTTGAGCAAGGGATGGGGCTTTCAATTCCGTGATTGGTTCACGTTTAGCAGAAGCAAGCCTGTCACAAACTGATTGGCTGGTGCTGATCTAGGGGATGGGGCGGGGGGGACTTCATGGAGTGTCCAAGGAACAAGGTGTGCCCAGGGAACAGAGTGCTAACAGAAAGTGCCAGGTACCAATAGCATTCTGACTAAGCAAAGGCTTTAAACTAACCTTTAGTCTGATTGATCAAGTGCTTAGGGATTTTTCAGGGTGGTCACTAGATCATTGTTTCTGATCTTCATGGAGGTTATTGAGTTATTGTATCTCATTTCCATGGACTATAATTTCATGTTCTGAGAAATAGAAACATGATCTAAACAACTGTGGGAACGTTACCAGGAAGCAGAAACCCAGGCCTACAGTATCTTATAAAGCCCATCATGGCAGCACAGCTGCTACAGCGCAGCTGCTTGGGCCCTTCAGCCTCAGTGGGTGTAAAGGCACTTCTCACCAAGCCCaacaatctgagttcaatccctgtgaCCCAGGCAGTAGAAGGAGAGGATCGATTCCTGCAAgctgtcttttgacctccacaagcatgctATGCTGAGAGAGGGCATGCATACGTGCGTATGGGAGCTTGCGTGCACTCATTCACACAAACAGTGTGCATTCATTCACACAAAATAATACCAGTGTGTGCTTGTTTgcacaaacagaaagaaagaaagaaaaagttttgATGAAAagtcctgtttccagcttctcaaCTTGGAGATCTTAGAATTCCAGCACAAAAATGTCCTCATTTCACACTGGTGTCCGTCCTGGGTACTGGCTTCAGCTCAGTAACTCCTTCAGCTGTGGATCAACCACCATGCTTCTCTTGAGCAGACGTGGATCCAGGGTGGGGATGGGACGGCAGCCACCACAATCGGGagggttttgtgttgaggtcttggTCTTAAGGGCAATGGAGAGCCATGGATGACTTTATGCAGGAAGAGAGCAGGGAAGGAGCTTGAGAACTGGGATGGGTGGGTGGAGAAGAGTGGGACCAAAGGTGAATGTTGGCCGGAGCCAGACCTCCTTTTTTGCTTGTCAGATGATGTTCCCCAGGTTCCTGGGGCAGCCAGTACCCCCTGAGATGTTGGCCTCCACTTTGGCAGAACTGGATGGGTGCCTGCAGGTGCTGGAGGACAAATTCCTGCGGGACCAGGCCTTCCTCACAGGATCCCATATCTCTGTGGCAGACTTGGTGGCCATCACAGAGCTCATGCATGTGAGTGCCCTGGAGTTGGGGGGGGGCTGCCGAATGctggaggctcctgggagggcATGGGGATCCTCCTTGCTCATGCTAGCATTTCTGGCTCTGGGGCCTCCATGAGTCACTTCTCCCTCAGAGTGTTAGTCTTCATCtataaagtgaattttaaaacgCTTCATTAATATCTTTAATTGCACAGAATAATGGGTTTCACCATGACACTTTCACACTGTCATAAGAAAGTGCAAAGCACatacataatgtattttgatctcTCTTCTGCTAGCTTCCATTCTACTATTgcacgcttgtgtgtgtgtgtgttccagagcTCTCTGGAGGATGGGTGAGGATTTGTTTATAGGAGCATGGGCACCTTACCAAGTAGCCGCTGAAGAAAATGTTTCCCTCTCCCAACAACCATTATCCTCAGAGCAGATAATGAGACACCAAGTGTCCTCTGCCCCTCCATGACAGGACACTAACGGGCCCAATAATATGCAGAGCCTGCCTGGAAGTCAGCATTTCACATgactcccttctcttttcttcaggcttttttattctttccactTTTCCCCAAGTATTTCCTAAGCCTTGGCAGGGGTGACATAAAACGCCTGATTTATGACCGAGCACTTGACGGTTACTTATTCTGAAAGCAGCACCATAAACACCTGTTGTGGGCTTATTGAGGGCCATCTCACTCATAGTGAGGGGACAATGTAGTGGGGTGGGGGGGATACTGATGCAGGCCATGCTTAACCCCTCTCTCTACCTGGCTCCCTCTCCCAACAGCCTGTCAGTGCCGGCTGCAAAGTCTTTGAGGGCCGACCCAAACTGGCTGCGTGGCGTCAGCGTGTGGAAGAGGCAGTGGGGGAGAGCCTCTTTCAGGAGGCCCACGAGGTGGTCCTGAAGGCCAAGGATATTCCTCCTTTGAAGGACCCGACCTTGAAGGAGAAGCTGAAGCTCTCGGTGCAGTACCTGTTGTACTGAGGGAACAGCCTGGAGGGTGAAACCATCAAGGGAACTGGTGGCCGTCTCTGCGGCTGTCACTAGGACATGGAGTCTCCGGTCCACAAGTTCCTCTAGGCACCAGCAGGGTCCCTTCCGTGTGCCCACCCCACATCCCATCCCATCAGCTCTCACATCAGCCCTTACCTGACTTCCGGAGGGAGCTACGGGCAAACACCCGGGAAACACTTAACTGGCCACGttccttttcttttgaaacttttaCACACTGCTGAGCCTTGTGCCAccccctctcctgctctcacactgACCCCCATGCCCTTGTGTTTTTTTACCCAGTGTCCttcgtgtgtgtgcctgtgtacaccATGTGACCCCTCAGTTCTGGCAGGCAGGATCCATGATCCTTGCATTGGGCACATGTCACAGATGGGGACATAGTGAAAGGCCTCTGTCCTCTGACGGTTCTCTTTCCTTTGGGACGATGCTGCTTGCCATAGGTGGGGTACAGGGCTGGGTTCATCATGGTCCTTGCAGGGGTGGAAGTTTCTGGATATGTCCTGATTTCCCAAATTCTTGCTCCAAGCCTTCTAACCCTGATTACTGTCTTCTGCATGTCTGTGGTTCTTAATTGTCAAGCTACTTTATCTGTGCCGTGGGACTCCTCTTATGCTCATTACTCAATAAATAAACTTAACAGAAACGAGAGTGATTGCTGAGTCTCTCAGGCCATTTGCTTCCCTCTTCTTTAGTATGCACGCTTAGAATTTCCTATGTGTAGTTGGACAAATTGCATAGTGGTTGTttgggacagagtttctctgtgtagccctgctgtcctagaactccagtctgtacaccaggctagcctcgaactcaagagctctgcctgcctctgcctccagagtgttgggattaaaggtttgtccCACAACCGCCAGGCCAGATTGCCTTGTTTTGAATAGCTCTGCCACCCTCTGGTGGACAGTGATTCGCCACTCACAGGAGAGGTTACAAAGTCCAGGTACCTTTGGGACCAGGTAGAGATTCTCTTGCCCTAGGGTCTTGCCTAGGCACAGGTCATTCACAGGAACTACTTGGTCTCACGACTCTTCAAACAAAGTGCGGTCCCCATACTGAACTTGTAACGATCACAGTCATTCAAGAAACTTTTAAGCCTGTTCGGCGGTGCGACGTCTCCTACGGAAATGTATTGCGTCGCTGGTGTTTAGCTGGGGCGCTCAGACGGAACCAGAGACCCCTGCCGGCTGGGAGGGCCAAAGGCGCTGGAGCTAGCACGTGGGTAATTCGGAGCCAGCGCACGTGACTACAGAAGAGGCGTAGCGCTTGGCAGCCAATCCGGGGTGCCGAATCTTCCGGGCCAATGAGGAACTTAGCTGtgcccttcctccccaccctcctccccgaGCCGCACCCCTCTTCTGGAACCTCG encodes the following:
- the LOC110558696 gene encoding glutathione S-transferase theta-3; this encodes MTLELYLDLLSQPCRAVYIFAKKNGIPFQLRTIELLKGEHYSDDFAQVNPLRKVPALKDGDFILAESVAILLYLSRKYNAPDHWYPQDLQARARVDEYLSWQHTALRSCCTRAMWQKMMFPRFLGQPVPPEMLASTLAELDGCLQVLEDKFLRDQAFLTGSHISVADLVAITELMHPVSAGCKVFEGRPKLAAWRQRVEEAVGESLFQEAHEVVLKAKDIPPLKDPTLKEKLKLSVQYLLY